AGACCGACTGCATAACCAATCCAACGAGTACCAATGGGCCATGCGCTTCCTGCAGGGCCGAAGCAACAAAACGGCCGCCGAGAAAGTCGTACGAGAAGCTGTCCTCCGGGCACGGCTGGATCGACAAAAGGATGGCGCTGCCACGGACGAACAGCTTGACCAAGACTATCGTGGATGGGCGCTGCCGCCTGCGACGGAGCACCTCGGCAAACTCCTGGTGGAGAGGGCCGACAAGTTTGGTCCTGTCTTGACTACAAACTTCGACCCCCTCATCTCCGCGTCAATCAAGATGGCTGGCGGGAATTTCCATCGCACCCTCGTAGTCAACGACAGTCCCTTCGGGCATACGACGCCGTCCTCCAACTCGACACACATCATTCATCTGCACGGGTACTGGCACAATTCGCCCACGCTACATACCAGCGCACAGATCGCTCGTGATCGTGATCAGGTCGCCGCAGAACTCGTTCAGATCCTTCAAAACCACACACTCATTGTCGTCGGATACGGCGGCTGGGATGACATCTTCACCAAGACGCTCTCAGCGATCAACGCCAACCGGCACAATGACGTCGACATTCTCTGGGCATTCTACGAAACCGAAGCAGACCATCTGCTTGAGGCTCGCTATCAGCATCTATTCAGCAAGGTCACCAACTTAAGAGGCAATACGGGCCTTCGCTGCTACAGCGGAATCAATTGCCACAAATTCTTCCCTGAACTGCGGAGGCAGTTTGACGCATCCATTGCCCCGCAGACGCTCCCTCCCAGCACAATCCGACCGCCACCGCAGCCATCCTCCACAAGGGCCCCAAGCTCCAAAGCATCTGAGCCAGTCGCCTCGACATCCTCAAGTGCGGCGAAGCCACCCGCGCCTGTGCCCCCCGTGTCGGACCGTCCCGCCTCCCCTTCCATTCCGAAAACAGACGGCTCGGGCAGCCCTCCGAAATCGGGCTCCAGGAGGATCCTTACGTTTGCGGCAGCCGCGCTGATTGCCGGCGGGATGGCAGCAGTCTGGCCATCCCCGAGCAAAGACGTCAGCAATGACGTCTTCGTCGTTCAGACTCCGCGCAATCTGAGGCCTGTCCAGCCGCAGCCTCCTGCGGCTTACACTCCGTTCCCATCTCCCGCCGGTGGAACACTCCGGACCGCCCGCCAGCAACACCAGGTCGTACCTGCTTCGGACGCCGAACGTGGGACTCGCGTCTCGCAGCTTCCCAGGGGCCGTTACGCCTTTGTCCCGATGAGCGCTGTTCCCACCTATAGCGCGGACACATCCATCTATGGCCCGATCCAGGAGGGAATCGAGCTTCATCGCGCCCTCTCGGATGGGTCCCTGTACCTCGTGGGCTACGCGGATGCTCCAACCATCACGGCCCTGGGATATCCGAACCCTGCTCCCATCGTCATCACCCCCACGCCCAGCAACAGAAGGACGCAGGTCGCGAGCATTCCCGTGACCCGGATGGCCACCGCGGAAGTTCGCATGGACAAAGGCACCCGCGTGTTGGTCCTCCACCTCAACTAACAATCAATGACACTCAACAATCGAATCCTCATTCTTGGGCTGACGTCGGTTATCCTGCTAGCGGGCTGTGGGCCCGAGGACTTCAGCCCGGGCCCCATCACGGAAGACCCGCCACTCGAAGAAATTTGTACTTCGGCGAACTGCGCAGGCTGCTGCGATCCAACCACGAACAAGTGCGTCGAAGTTCGCACCAACGATGCATGCGGAGTCACCGGCACCCAATGCACGAAGTGCGCGACCGGGACCATCTGCCATCCATCACAGCAGCAGTGCTACACCCCCACCATCCGCACGAAGATCCAGCCTCTGCGCGCCCAGATCGCGCCGCAGGATCCTGCCGACAACAGTGATTGGGATGTGGATGGCTCGCCGCCGGATGTCGTGATCAAGCTGTCCTGCCCCAACGCGCAGCCTGCGCCCCCATCCGAGGAAGTTGAAAGCTTCACTCCCACCTGGACGAAGGGGGCATGCGACGTCCTGAGCACCGATCTGCTTTCGGCCCCCATCCAGTTCAGCGTCATCGACGTCGACACCCTCTTTGACGACCCGATTGCGTCGGTGCAGTACCAGGTGACTCGAGCCGACACTGACCGTGGCGTCCTGGAGTTCACGGGGTCCGGTGCGTTGCTCTCCGTGGCTTTCCAGGTCACCACCTACTACGCCGAATAGACGGATACCTCGATCCGCCGCCAGCGTTGCTGGATGCTGGCGGCCATGTGCTTGCGGAGGTTTGCCATCCAGCGCTGACACGTCCTGGTCGCATCCTGCTCCCCTGCATTGAAGCCCAGTTCCAGGTCGAGGGCCCAATGCAGACTGGTGATGGCCTCGAGCCGCAGCTCATCCGGGGCCTTGAGCCGCGAGCGGGCCGCTGCCTCGAAGCATGGGTCCAGGAGGAGTGCCGCGATCGTGAGTTGAGGGCACGCCCCGCTTCGCCGGTCGATCAGCTCCCACAGTGCCGCCAGTGGCTCCGGACGCGCTCCGCCAATCAGCATCGCGACAACGGCCAGCTTGTGGAAGATGGGATGTGTCTCACGGAAGAGCGCGAGGATTTCAGCATCCACGCCAGGACTCATCTCCACCGCTGCTTCCACGTGCAGCACCAGCTCCTTACGGTCCAACCATCGGAGCGCGCGCGGGCCGGGGTCGAGAAGGAGGGCATCCATGAACGATGGGTACCCGCCATACTCCTGATAATAGCGCACACCTGCATTGCCCAGTCCCGCCCGCGCGTAGGTGCGAGGCCGGTCCGACAGAACGCCCGCGACACACGCTTCCTCCATGTCACAGCAAGACAACTCCGCGCCTCGGAGATTGGCGCAGCGCAGGTCCGCCTTCATCAATGTCGCTGCGGTCAAACGGGCGCCCTGAAGCCGGACGCGGCGGAATGAGCCGCGCACCAGGTTCGAAGCCGTGAGGGTCGCCCCTTCCATGGAGGCATCGTCCCAGCAGGTGCCCATCGCGACACACGCCATCAAACTGGCGCGCTCCAATCGCGCCCAGGACAGCGAGGCACCTGACAACGTGGCGAAGTCGAGCCGCGCCTCTTGGAGCCCGCAGTCGTCCAGACGGGCGCCATCGAGCCGTACATGGACGAGATCCGCGCCCGGTAGCTCTTCTTGTGTGAGGTCGATGCCTCGGAGATCCCCCACTTGGGGCCCCAGTGCATCCGCTCCCGGAAAGCCCTTGAGGACTTCACGCCAGGGCCCCTGGAATCCCGAGGCGAGCAGTCGCTCGCGCCGATGCAAGCCATCAGGTGTGAGCCAGCGCTCTGTCAGTTCGGGCAGCATGGCCGGGCTATAACACCTGGAACCAGAGGCGTTCGATGCCCTCCGGAACGTTCGCTATTCCTGATGCCGGGAGCACGGGTACCAGTGGGTATGATGCAAGGCCATGTACCCGATTCGCCGCCTTCTCGTTCGTGGACCGTGGTTGTTCGACCTCCGACCGCATCGGCTCATCGCCTTCCACGGAGCTGAAGGCATGCGCCGGGAGGTAGAAGGAGACGTGCCGGAGTACTCGTCCGCGCCCGTAGTGCTCGCCGCGCTCAATGAGTCAACGGACGTCTGGGTGGGAAGCGGGGATCGGCGTGTCTTCTCCGTGAGCACCGATGTGAGCGCATCCGTTCAGGCCTTTCCGAGGGAATGCTTCGATCTCACCTCCGATGGGAACCGGCTCATTGGAACGATGGTGGACGGCGCCCTCAAGCTGACCACCGTCTTCACGACCGATGGGTCCGGGCAGCGTTGGGAGCCCATGACTTTGCCCAAGCCCGTGTCCACCACGCACGGGTATGGCTATTCCGAGGGACGCCCTCCCCGTCAGTCCCCAGATGGGGCGTTCCTCGACACGAGCCCCTTTGGCATCACCGTCGTGGAGAAGGGCCGGGGCCGCGTCTACGTGCTCCGCTCGGGGGCGGCTCAGCCGGAGGGCGCGCTCCAGGTGGAACCGGGCCATGAGCAGGACATCTGGCGGGCCCTGGCCACTTCCCAGGGTGTGCTTCTCCTGCTCGTCATCGACTACCGGCAGACGGTGCTTCTTCACTTCGCGCTCGACGGCACCCTACTCGGCTCCCTCCCGTCCAACGATGAGGATGAGGACGAAGATGACGTTGAACTGACCTGGGGCGGTAAAGGGGTGTGCGTTCTCGACTCGGAGCGGGCGCTCCTCTTCGTGCAGGACAAGACCCTCCTGGTATCCCTGCCCGGGCTCCAGGTGCTTGAGACGCTCGCGGGGGAGTGGCCCCAATTCGTGTCCGTGGCGCCCGCTGGGCCAAACCGGTGGTGGGTGGGGTCCGAGGACAGTGACGCGCTCTTCCTGCTCACCGCCGAGCCCGGACAGCCCTTGCGCCTCGACACCTCGAACCGTCCGGTGAGCCCGGGCGCGCCGCTCATGCACGTGGGCTACAAGACACCCACGCTCCACTGGACCGAACACACCTCGGCACCGCTGACTGTGTCCGCGCCCGTGTCCGAGACGTGGCGGGCGGTGGTGCGCAATGACGGGACCGCGTGCGAGGCGGTACGGATCCGCGTGTCCGGGGTGCTCATCGGTGCTCGTGTGGTGGACGTGAGCGTGCGGTATCGCGGTCAGCCACTCCCGATGGAGGAGGAGCACCGCGTGAACGTCGTGGGGGTTACCGGCGGCCTGGAGGCAGGGGCCACCGCGGAGCTGGAGATGACCTTCAAGCCCCGGAGCGAGGGCTCAGGACCGCTGACCATCACCGTCGAGCCATGCTCCTGGCAGTCTCAGGGCAAAGAGTGGCAGTGGGACAAAGAGCCGTCTCGCGTCCTCGTGGTGACGGGCCATTCGGCATCCGCTCAATTCCTGCTCACGGTGGAGTAGCGCGAACCTTCTCGGGCTCGGGTGCGGCGCTCATCCTCCAGAGCAGGGCGCCTCCCCCAATGACGACTCCCAGGCCCACTGCCGCCGCGAGGATCCATCCTCGTCCCAGGCGGGGCCGTGCCTGGCTCTCCGGGCCGTCCGGAGCCGGGGCAATGACGCTCGGATCGTCGCTCGGTGAGACCTGTTGGACGAGTTGGGCCACCTGTTTCGGTGTCACCGGCTCCCTCACCGAACGGATGAAGGCCTCCAGGTCCTTCCGGAACGCGTGGCAGTCCGGATACCGCTCGTCCCGATCCTTCGCGAGCGCCCGGGCGAGGATGGCTCGTAGGGCATCGGGCAGGTCTGGCCGGTGCTGCTCGGCAGGGACGATGGGCTCAGTCGCGACGACCCGAAACAAGTCCCAGTCGGACGTGGACTCAAAGGGCCTACGCGTGGTGAGCAGTTCGTAGAGCACCAGACCCAGCGCGTAGACGTCCGCCCGCCGGTCCAACGGCCTGCCCATGACCTCCTCGGACGCCATGTACCTGTACTTGCCTAGGTTGGGCATGGGGTGTTCGGGTGTCCACCGGATCCGGAAATGCTCGATGCCGAAGTCCACCACCTTCGTCGTCCCCTGGCGCGACAGGAGGATGTTGTACGGCCGGATGCAGCGGTGGATGAGCCGCAGCGGCTGGTTCGTCTCGGGGTCGGTGAGGTCGTGGGCATAGGCGAGCCCCTCGCAAGCTTGCGAGATGATGCGCGCGCACAGCGTCGCTGGCAGGGTCATCCGCTGGGCCACCACGTGATTGATCACCCCGCGCAGGCTGGGCCCATCAACGTGCTCTCTCGCGAGAAAGTACGTGCCTTCCGCCTCACCTACATCAAAGACCTTCCCGAGGTGCGGGTGCGTGAGCCGGGCGGCGTCCCTCGCCGTGTCGAGGAACATCTCCGGGACATCCACCTGCTCCGCCATGTCCGAGCGGAGGCACTGGAGCACCAGCGTCTTCTCGACGCCCCGCGGGCCGGCGGCCGTGGCCAGATGGTCCTCGATGATGCCTTCGGAGAGCAGGCGGATGCGCTGGTATTTGCCGACTTGGGATGTCACGGGGCGTATGAATAGCAGACCATGACCCGCTACCGCTTCCTTGGGCTTCTGCTGGCGCTGCTGCCTCTCCATGTCAGCGCTGTCCCCATTCCAGCGGAGCAGTTGGTGGGAACCTGGGGCAGTGAGCGCGTCCTCGGACCTCAGGTTCGCGGAGAGTTGACACTGGTTCGTGAAGGAACGACGTGGCGAGCATGCATCGCGGGCTTCGACGTCCCGGCCCAGGTCGAGGGCCGCAAGGTGTCCGTCGTCTTCCCAGGCGGCGAACTCCGAGCGACGTTGGCGGAGAACGGCCAGATCATCTCGGGGCACTGGATCCAGCCGCGCGTGCTCATGAGCGGCATGAAGTTCGCCTCTCCCGTGGAGCTGCGCGCGCTTCAGCCGAGGGTCTGGCGCGGCAACGTGGCTCCGCTGGAGGACCGGTTCTCGCTGTACCTCGTCGTCCAGAAGCAGCCTGACGGCTCCGTGACGGCATTCATCCGCAACCCGGAGCGGAACTTCGGCAACCGCATGCTGTTCCGCGTGGAGCTCCAGGACCGCACGGTCCGGCTCACGTCCACCAAGGACAACACCCGTATCGAAGGCACGTTCGACGCGCAGTCCGGACGGCTGTCCCT
The sequence above is drawn from the Corallococcus sp. NCRR genome and encodes:
- a CDS encoding SIR2 family protein encodes the protein MVALIREHLPAEAQAKFDADRLHNQSNEYQWAMRFLQGRSNKTAAEKVVREAVLRARLDRQKDGAATDEQLDQDYRGWALPPATEHLGKLLVERADKFGPVLTTNFDPLISASIKMAGGNFHRTLVVNDSPFGHTTPSSNSTHIIHLHGYWHNSPTLHTSAQIARDRDQVAAELVQILQNHTLIVVGYGGWDDIFTKTLSAINANRHNDVDILWAFYETEADHLLEARYQHLFSKVTNLRGNTGLRCYSGINCHKFFPELRRQFDASIAPQTLPPSTIRPPPQPSSTRAPSSKASEPVASTSSSAAKPPAPVPPVSDRPASPSIPKTDGSGSPPKSGSRRILTFAAAALIAGGMAAVWPSPSKDVSNDVFVVQTPRNLRPVQPQPPAAYTPFPSPAGGTLRTARQQHQVVPASDAERGTRVSQLPRGRYAFVPMSAVPTYSADTSIYGPIQEGIELHRALSDGSLYLVGYADAPTITALGYPNPAPIVITPTPSNRRTQVASIPVTRMATAEVRMDKGTRVLVLHLN
- a CDS encoding pentapeptide repeat-containing protein, translating into MLPELTERWLTPDGLHRRERLLASGFQGPWREVLKGFPGADALGPQVGDLRGIDLTQEELPGADLVHVRLDGARLDDCGLQEARLDFATLSGASLSWARLERASLMACVAMGTCWDDASMEGATLTASNLVRGSFRRVRLQGARLTAATLMKADLRCANLRGAELSCCDMEEACVAGVLSDRPRTYARAGLGNAGVRYYQEYGGYPSFMDALLLDPGPRALRWLDRKELVLHVEAAVEMSPGVDAEILALFRETHPIFHKLAVVAMLIGGARPEPLAALWELIDRRSGACPQLTIAALLLDPCFEAAARSRLKAPDELRLEAITSLHWALDLELGFNAGEQDATRTCQRWMANLRKHMAASIQQRWRRIEVSVYSA
- a CDS encoding serine/threonine protein kinase, which codes for MTSQVGKYQRIRLLSEGIIEDHLATAAGPRGVEKTLVLQCLRSDMAEQVDVPEMFLDTARDAARLTHPHLGKVFDVGEAEGTYFLAREHVDGPSLRGVINHVVAQRMTLPATLCARIISQACEGLAYAHDLTDPETNQPLRLIHRCIRPYNILLSRQGTTKVVDFGIEHFRIRWTPEHPMPNLGKYRYMASEEVMGRPLDRRADVYALGLVLYELLTTRRPFESTSDWDLFRVVATEPIVPAEQHRPDLPDALRAILARALAKDRDERYPDCHAFRKDLEAFIRSVREPVTPKQVAQLVQQVSPSDDPSVIAPAPDGPESQARPRLGRGWILAAAVGLGVVIGGGALLWRMSAAPEPEKVRATPP